The Actinomycetota bacterium genome includes a region encoding these proteins:
- a CDS encoding RidA family protein yields the protein MNPERRLEELGLSLPQAAKPVAAYVPAVRVGDLVFISGQIPMRDGSPVCLGKVGADVDVATATDAAKTCCVQGLAALKTVIGDLGFVRRVVRIGVFVASAEGFTGQPQVANGASELLEQVFGEAGRHARAAVGVAELPLGVCVEVELLFEVSPPDGI from the coding sequence ATGAACCCTGAACGCAGGCTGGAGGAGCTGGGGTTGTCGCTCCCCCAGGCCGCGAAACCCGTGGCGGCGTACGTTCCAGCGGTTCGGGTGGGTGATCTGGTGTTCATTTCCGGACAGATCCCGATGCGCGACGGCTCCCCGGTCTGCCTGGGCAAGGTCGGCGCAGACGTGGACGTCGCCACCGCCACGGACGCCGCAAAAACCTGCTGTGTCCAGGGCCTGGCCGCGCTCAAGACAGTCATAGGCGACCTGGGTTTCGTCCGGCGTGTGGTGCGCATCGGCGTATTCGTGGCCAGCGCCGAAGGCTTCACCGGACAGCCTCAGGTCGCCAACGGGGCATCCGAGCTTCTTGAGCAGGTTTTCGGGGAAGCGGGGCGCCACGCCCGGGCCGCCGTCGGCGTCGCCGAGCTGCCCTTGGGGGTCTGCGTCGAGGTCGAGCTGCTTTTCGAGGTGTCGCCGCCGGATGGCATCTGA
- a CDS encoding glycosyltransferase family 4 protein, which yields MRHLFVTNDFPPKTGGIESYLVSLCSGFRPADVVVIAPARPGHQEVDESLLYRVVRVRGNYLRARRPLAKRIAEVASQQGIDAIHFLQTLPLGRLARRVKKSTGAFVSIFVHGSEVLVPGKAPLGASLVRRTLRSADVVFCVSRFTEGAVLRVAGEQTPTALLEPSVDVDRFSLDVSGSRVREEFRLGSRFVVLFVSRLVKRKGADILIRAMESMPRAVALVVGSGPEEKSLRELVKELDLGPRVLFAGRVPDDRLPEFYAAADVFCMPCNERYGGLDTEGFGIIYLEAAASGLACVAGRCGGTVEAVEDGVTGFVLEESTPDAVADALRTLESDEALRARLGAEGRQRAEDVFSPQAMARRFEETVRGLRGRVT from the coding sequence GTGCGCCACCTGTTCGTCACCAACGACTTTCCCCCCAAGACGGGAGGCATCGAGTCGTACCTCGTGAGCCTGTGCTCGGGCTTCCGGCCCGCCGACGTGGTGGTCATCGCTCCGGCCCGTCCGGGCCACCAGGAGGTGGACGAGTCCCTCCTGTACCGCGTGGTGCGGGTGAGGGGAAACTACCTGCGGGCCCGGCGGCCGCTGGCAAAGCGGATAGCCGAGGTGGCGTCGCAGCAGGGGATCGATGCGATCCACTTTCTGCAGACGCTCCCCCTCGGACGGCTCGCGCGCCGGGTGAAGAAGTCCACCGGGGCTTTTGTGTCGATCTTCGTGCACGGCTCCGAGGTGCTGGTCCCGGGCAAGGCGCCACTGGGAGCGAGCCTCGTCAGGCGGACCCTGCGGTCGGCCGACGTCGTGTTCTGCGTGAGCCGGTTCACGGAGGGCGCCGTGCTGCGCGTGGCAGGCGAGCAGACACCGACCGCTCTCCTGGAGCCGTCGGTGGACGTGGACAGGTTCTCTCTGGACGTCAGCGGGTCGCGGGTCCGGGAGGAGTTCAGGCTCGGGTCCAGGTTTGTCGTGCTGTTTGTGTCCCGCCTTGTCAAGCGCAAGGGTGCCGACATCCTGATCCGCGCGATGGAGTCGATGCCCAGGGCAGTCGCACTGGTCGTGGGCAGCGGTCCGGAGGAGAAGTCCCTTCGGGAGCTGGTCAAGGAGCTGGACCTCGGCCCCCGCGTCCTGTTCGCCGGCCGGGTGCCGGACGACCGCCTACCGGAGTTCTACGCGGCCGCGGACGTGTTCTGCATGCCGTGCAACGAGCGGTACGGGGGCCTCGACACGGAAGGGTTCGGGATCATCTACCTGGAGGCTGCGGCCAGTGGGCTGGCCTGTGTGGCGGGACGGTGCGGGGGCACGGTGGAGGCGGTGGAGGACGGAGTCACCGGGTTCGTCCTGGAGGAGTCGACGCCGGACGCCGTGGCCGACGCACTTCGGACGCTGGAGTCCGACGAGGCGCTGAGGGCGCGGCTGGGGGCCGAAGGCAGGCAGAGGGCCGAGGACGTCTTTTCGCCCCAGGCGATGGCTCGCCGGTTCGAGGAGACGGTGCGGGGGCTCAGGGGACGAGTGACGTGA